The genomic stretch CAGCAAACCCCCCGGCACGATTGAATGGGAATGATCCCCGCCAGACATTAAACACCAAAGCGGTCGTTCGTTGCATGGATGGCCTGTGATTGCTATCGTTTTACAGCTTAAGAGAGAATCTTCTTAAGCTTTTCAACTTTAGGAATGTGCCAATGTCAGTAAAATTTGTTTTAACTCTCACCACACTCATCGGACTTGCCGCATGTGGCGGCGGTGGCGGCGGCGGTGTTGCTGTGCCAAACAGCCCACAGCCCACGCTGATCCCGCTAGCGGCCGAAGGGTCGTACGACGGTTTGCGCAATACAGAAGCGACCGTGCTGAACCGTTTTTATAACGTGAACGGCAATCAAATCCGAACACGGGTCGCAGAAATGCCAACGCTGGGCAGCGTCACCTATGCCGGCATGGCCGCTTTTCCGACAAGAAACCGCACCACCACCGTTATCACCACCAACAATAATACCACGATCCGCCGGCCTGCTCCACAAATTGCCGCGCGTGCCACGATGGTGGCCGATTTCGCAAACGGCACTGTCAGCGGCACCATCGATCAATTCCGCGATTCCGCGAACACAGCCCTGCCGGGGTCACTGACCTTGAACGCCGCCCCCATCACCGGCAATACCTATGCCCGCACCACCCTGAGTGGTACCTATCCGGTGAATGGCACAGCACAAACGATCACCGGCGTGCAGCATTCAGGACGGTTCCTCGGACCAGACGCAAGCGGGATCGAGGGCACAATCGGATTCTTTGCCCCGCGCGCCGAAGGCGGGGAGCAACTGATCAACGGCACCGTGTTCGTCGGACGCTGACCCACCCAAAACGCCGCCCTGTCTCGGGGCGGCGTTTTGTTTGCATCAATAATGGCAAAGATGACCTCTGGCAGGCTTTCGTCGTGATCCTGCCGGTGCCCACCCTGGCTGTGACGGGCATCTACCGCGTGACCTATGATATCACCAGCAAACCCCCCGGCACGATTGAATGGGAATAGCCTTGCCAGCCGGTCCATCGCCGGTCTAGACCAAAGCGGTCATGCAGCGGCATGGCCGGTTTAGGGTTTTTGTGATGAGTCGCTGGTGTTTTGTTTCTGCCGCGCTGTTTGCGCTGCTACCTGGCTGTATGGGCGGCGCTGCCGTGATCGGCGCCCCGGCCTATCTGAGCCCCGCACCAGCGGGATCGTTTAACGCCTTGGTCAATGTCGAAACGCGGTTCCTGAACAGCTATTACGACCATGATTTCGTCTTGCGACAGACATCCGCCAGCCAGATGCCCCAGAATGGCACGGTCA from Yoonia vestfoldensis encodes the following:
- a CDS encoding transferrin-binding protein-like solute binding protein translates to MLSFYSLRENLLKLFNFRNVPMSVKFVLTLTTLIGLAACGGGGGGGVAVPNSPQPTLIPLAAEGSYDGLRNTEATVLNRFYNVNGNQIRTRVAEMPTLGSVTYAGMAAFPTRNRTTTVITTNNNTTIRRPAPQIAARATMVADFANGTVSGTIDQFRDSANTALPGSLTLNAAPITGNTYARTTLSGTYPVNGTAQTITGVQHSGRFLGPDASGIEGTIGFFAPRAEGGEQLINGTVFVGR